One region of Natronorubrum aibiense genomic DNA includes:
- a CDS encoding SHOCT domain-containing protein: MGSEHGSTNYSLTEIFAIKFVLADILIIAVLLFAGPLYALAITALLVGSVFLVWYLTQRDTTGDDAGDAATDASSRSERDRDPVTKLQDRYAAGELTDAEFETKLERLLDSNERADAAGVETADLNLERTE; encoded by the coding sequence ATGGGCAGTGAGCACGGTAGCACGAACTACAGTCTCACGGAGATTTTTGCGATCAAGTTCGTCCTCGCCGACATCCTGATCATCGCCGTGCTGTTGTTCGCCGGCCCGCTGTACGCGCTTGCGATCACGGCGTTGCTCGTCGGTAGCGTCTTTCTCGTCTGGTATCTCACCCAGCGCGATACGACCGGCGACGACGCTGGCGACGCTGCGACGGACGCCTCGAGCCGATCGGAACGCGACCGTGATCCCGTCACGAAACTCCAGGACCGGTACGCAGCCGGCGAACTCACCGACGCCGAGTTCGAGACCAAACTCGAGCGACTGCTCGATTCGAACGAACGGGCCGACGCCGCCGGTGTCGAGACGGCCGATCTGAACCTCGAGCGCACGGAGTGA
- a CDS encoding HAD-IIA family hydrolase, whose protein sequence is MTTYEAAILDVDGTIVRGEELLPNVIDGLSALEDAGIDRLLFSNNPTRGSDHYGAKLEPHGISIDPETVLTSATVSAAYLAATHPDEQVYLVGSERLETILEEAAVDLTDDPERADVVLGSFDKEFSYGALWESLRALEADVPFYGTDPDTTIPVDDGLIPGTGAILAAMEAVAGREPDAILGKPSSVAATAAMDRLDAAPERTLVVGDRLNTDIALGNRAGMATALVRTGVTDRTTLEASSIQPDYVLDSLADIDTLL, encoded by the coding sequence ATGACCACTTACGAGGCGGCGATCCTCGACGTCGACGGTACTATCGTTCGCGGCGAGGAGTTGCTCCCGAACGTAATCGACGGCCTCTCAGCCCTCGAAGACGCCGGCATCGACCGACTGCTGTTCTCGAACAATCCGACGCGTGGAAGCGATCACTACGGGGCGAAACTCGAACCACACGGGATCTCGATCGATCCCGAAACCGTGCTGACCTCGGCGACGGTCTCGGCGGCGTACCTCGCGGCCACCCATCCCGACGAGCAGGTGTATCTCGTCGGCAGCGAGCGACTCGAGACGATCCTCGAGGAGGCAGCCGTCGACCTCACTGACGACCCCGAGCGGGCCGACGTCGTCCTCGGCTCGTTCGACAAAGAGTTCTCGTACGGCGCACTCTGGGAGTCGCTGCGCGCACTCGAGGCCGACGTTCCGTTCTACGGAACCGATCCCGATACGACGATTCCGGTCGACGACGGACTGATCCCCGGAACCGGGGCGATCCTCGCCGCGATGGAAGCTGTCGCCGGTCGAGAACCCGACGCGATCCTGGGCAAACCCTCTTCGGTCGCCGCCACGGCCGCGATGGATCGCCTCGACGCTGCACCTGAACGGACGCTGGTCGTCGGTGACCGGCTCAATACCGATATCGCACTGGGGAATCGAGCCGGTATGGCGACCGCACTCGTTCGAACCGGCGTCACGGATCGGACGACGCTCGAGGCGTCGTCGATTCAGCCCGACTACGTTCTCGACTCGCTGGCTGACATCGACACACTGCTGTAG